A window of the Gasterosteus aculeatus chromosome 21, fGasAcu3.hap1.1, whole genome shotgun sequence genome harbors these coding sequences:
- the LOC144390236 gene encoding uncharacterized protein LOC144390236: MNQAEDPEDGVPPSEAPLCGEHDSQTKAQRIHQRPAPGPGPSCVSMKSNRSMKLPPDFKDVGPSVDASSHQQRGKSPETRCLSTKSDGRWIDFKDGRRSYDTEIHQRPGPGAGPDPEPGLQSGPEPTCVSMKSDQSIGRWITFKDGRRSYDPEEDQESSEVPTGPSTQQHQTHLDSIFMLLEENILTFVKNELKKIQKVLSIDYPECLEKEDEEVQDEEQKRSREAFMKISVHFLRRMKQEELAERLQSRLLPTDCQRELKSNLKKKFQCVFEGITKAGNPTLLNEIYTELYITEGGTAEVNEEHEVRQIETASRRPARPETTIRQEDLLKASAGGEEPIRTVMTKGVAGIGKTILTQKFTLDWAEDKDHQDIQFTFPFTFRELNVLREKKFSLVELVHHFFSETRAARICRFEEFQVVFIFDGLDECRLPLDFHNNEILTDVTESASVDVLLTNLIRGKLLPSARLWITTRPAAANQIPPECVGMVTEVRGFTDPQKEEYFRKRFRDEEQASRIISHIKTSRSLHIMCHIPVFCWITATVLEEVLKTRRGGELPKTLTEMYIHFLVVQSKVKKVKYDRGAETDPHWSPESRKMIESLGKLAFDQLQKGNLIFYESDLTECGIDIRAASVYSGVFTQIFREERGLYQDKVFCFVHLSVQEFLAALHVHLTFFSSGVNLLSEEQTTSQRSKRFKPNPHPKRLYQSAVDEALQSPNGHLDLFLRFLLGLSLETNHTLLRGLLTQTGNHPQTNQETVHYIKEKISENVSPEKSINLFHCLNELNDVSLVEEIQWFLRSGPLSTDELSPSQWSALVFILLSSEEDLEVFDLKKYSASEEALLRLLPVVKASNKVLLSGCNLSERSCDVLSSVLSSQSSSLRELDLSNNHLQDSGVKLLSAGLKSPHCELETLRLSVCNLSERSCDALSSVLSSQSSSLRELDLSNNHLQDSGVKLLSAGLKSPHCELETLRLSGCLITEGGCASMASALSSNPFHLRELDLSHNHPGDSGVKLLSAGLEDPHWRLETLRVEPDGVRWLRPGLRKYSCQLTIDTNTVNKQLKLSDNNRKVTRVKEDQSYPDHPDRFDYWPQLLCRTGLTGRCYWEVEWRGRVHVSVSYRGIRRKGISRDCLFGYNDQSWCLRCSDEGYYVLHNKTVTHITSSSSSSSSSSGRVAVYVDCPAGSLSFYRVSSDTLIHLHTFSTTFTEPLYPGFLFRSYGSSVSLCPLQEGESPPGGEPSSLLTT, encoded by the exons atgaatcaggctgaggacccagaggacggagtccctccctctgaagcccctctgtgtggggaacatgacagccagaccaaagctcagag gatccatcagagaccagcacctggacctggacccagctgtgtgtccatgaagagtaaccggtctatgaagCTTCCTCCagacttcaaagatgttggtccctctgttgatgcaag ttcacatcagcagagaggaaagtctcctgaaaccagatgtttgtccacGAAGAGTGATGGTCGatggattgacttcaaagatggacgtcgttcttatgacacaga gatccatcagagaccaggacctggagctggacctgatcctgaACCTGGTCTGCAATCTGGACCTGAACCcacatgtgtgtccatgaagagtgatcagtctattggTCGATGGATTaccttcaaagatggacgccgttcttatgacccaga agaggaccaggagagctcagaggttcccacaggtccatctacccagcagcatcaaacacacctggactccatcttcatg ctgctggaggagaacatcctcacttttgtgaagaacgagctgaagaagatccagaaggttttGAGTatagattacccagaatgcttagagaaagaggatgaggaggtgcaggatgaagagcagaagaggagcagagaggcctttatgaagatctcagtgcacttcctgaggagaatgaagcaggaggagctggctgagcgtctgcagagca GACTTCTTCCTAcagattgtcagcgtgaactcaaatccaacctgaagaagaagttccagtgtgtgtttgaggggatcactaaagcaggaaacccaacccttctgaatgagatctacacagagctctacatcacagagggagggactgcagaggtcaatgaagaacatgaggtcagacagattgaaacagcatccaggagaccagccagaccagaaacaaccatcagacaagaagacctcctcaaagcctcagctggaggagaggaaccaatcagaaccgtgatgactaagggagtggctggcattgggaaaacaatcttaacacagaagttcactctggactgggctgaagacaaagaccaccaggacatacagttcacatttccattcaccttcagagagctgaatgtgctgagagagaagaagttcagcttggtggaacttgttcatcacttcttcagtgaaaccagagcagcaagaatctgcaggtttgaagagttccaggttgtgttcatctttgacggtctggatgagtgtcgacttcctctggacttccacaacaatgagatcctgactgatgtcacagagtcggcctcagtggatgtgctcctcacaaatctcatcagggggaagctgcttccctctgctcgcctctggatcaccacacgacctgcagcagccaatcagatccctcctgagtgtgttggcatggtgacagaggtcagagggttcactgacccccagaaggaggagtacttcaggaagaggttcagagatgaggagcaggccagtaggatcatctctcacatcaagacctcacgaagcctccacatcatgtgccacatcccagtcttctgctggatcactgctacagttctggaggaggtgttgaagaccagaaggggaggagagctgcccaagaccctgactgagatgtacatccacttcctggtggttcagtccaaagtgaagaaggtcaagtacgatagaggagctgagacggatccacactggagtccagagagcaggaagatgatcgagtctctgggaaaactggcctttgatcagctgcagaaaggcaacctgatcttctatgaatccgacctgacagagtgtggcatcgatatcagagcagcctcagtgtactcaggagtgttcactcagatcttcagagaggagagaggactgtaccaggacaaggtgttctgcttcgtccatctgagtgttcaggagtttctggctgctcttcatgtccatctgaccttcttcagctctggtgtcaatctgctgtcagaagaacaaacaacctcccagCGGTCTAAACGCTTTAAACCCAATCCTCACCCAAAGCGTCtttaccagagtgctgtggacgaggccttacagagtcctaatggacacctggacttattcctccgcttcctcctgggtctttccctggagaccaatcatactctcctacgaggtctgctgacacagacaggaaatcacccacagaccaatcaggagacagtccactacatcaaggagaagatcagtgagaatgtgtctccagagaaaagcatcaatctgttccactgtctgaatgaactgaatgatgtttctctagtggaggagatccaatgGTTTCTTAGATCAGGACCTCTCTCCACAGATGAACTGTCTCcttctcagtggtcagctctggtcttcatcttactgtcatcagaagaagatctggaggtgtttgacctgaagaaatactctgcttcagaggaggctcttctgaggctgctgccagtggtcaaagcctccaacaaagttct actgagtggctgtaacctctcagagagaagctgtgacgttctgtcctcagtcctcagctctcagtcctctagtctgagagagctggatctgagtaacaaccacctccaggattcaggagtgaagctgctttctgctggactgaagagtccacactgtgaactggagacgctCAG actgagtgtctgtaatctctcagagagaagctgtgacgctctgtcctcagttctcagctcccagtcctctagtctgagagagctggacctgagtaacaaccacctgcaggattcaggagtgaagctgctttctgctggattgaagagtccacactgtgaactggagactctcag gctgtcaggctgtctgatcacagagggaGGCTGTGCTTCtatggcctcagctctgagctccaaccccttccatctgagagagctggacctgagccacaatcatccaggagactcaggagtgaagctgctgtctgctggactagaggatcctcactggagactggagactctcag ggtggagcctgatggagtccgatggttgagaccaggtctgaggaagt attcctgtcaactcacaatcgacacaaacacagtaaacaaacaactcaaactgtctgacaacaacaggaaggtgacacgtgtgaaggaggatcagtcatatcctgatcatccagacagatttgactactggcctcagctgctgtgtagaactggtctgactggtcgctgttactgggaggtcgagtggagaggaagagttcatgtatcagtgagttacagaggaatcaggaggaaaggaatcagtagagactgtttgtttggatacaatgatcagtcctggtgtctgagatgctctgatgaaggttactatgtccttcacaataagacagtaacacacatcacctcctcctcctcctcctcctcctcctcctctggtagagtagcagtgtatgtggactgtcctgctggctctctgtccttctacagagtctcctctgacacactgatccacctccacaccttcagcaccacattcactgaacctctttatcctgggttcttgTTCAGGTCttatggttcctcagtgtctctgtgtcctcttcaggagggagagtctcctcctggtggagaaccttcctctctgctcaccacatag